In Raphanus sativus cultivar WK10039 chromosome 5, ASM80110v3, whole genome shotgun sequence, the following proteins share a genomic window:
- the LOC108863594 gene encoding mediator of RNA polymerase II transcription subunit 33A isoform X2: MVVPGRRTVWDGVIELTKIAQERCVDARLWASHLSATLKPFVEFPSTELAEVLVSYICWDNNLPLLWKFLERAMSLNLVSPLVVLALLAHRVVPNRSTQSAAYRIYLELLKRNIFRIKDHITGPHYENVMNSVANILRLPELFRLETSKPGVLLVEFVFKMVSLLLDACLSDEGLIEASQDSSSQWLIKSQDMEIDAPERYNGKTGSHEKLQTLNTTMAVEMVAEFLRNTAISRLLFLVSSNRASTWHEFARRVQVLGENSSALRHSKVLNSGDLLQLISNRRFGYSYDSKVVSLCKSNAIVDFGSLASFAGLCHGASLSSLWLPLDLVFEDAMDGYQVNPTSAIEIITGLAKTLKEINGSTWHDTFLGLWIAALRLVQRERDPIEGPIPRLDTRLCMSLCIVPLVVANLIEEGEDEFVMEKLRDDLVTSLQVLGEFPGLLAPPQCVVSAANKAATKAIMFLSGGNVGKSCSDVINMKDMPINCSGNMRHLIVEACIARNVLDTSAYSWAGYVNGRINQIPHNLPSEVPCWSSFVKGAPLNAAMVNALVSVPASSLVEIEKLYEVAVKGSDGEKISAATVLCGASLTRGWNIQEHTVEFLTRLLSPPVPADYSGAESHLIGYACMLNVVIFGIGSVDSIQIFSLHGMVPQLACSLMPICEAFGSYTPSVSWTLPSGEEISAYSVFSNAFTLLLKLWRFNHPPIEHGVGDVPTVGSQLTPEHLLSVRNSHLVSSETLNRDRNRRRLSEVARSASCQPVFVDSFPKLKIWYRQHQRCIASTLSGLTHGSPVHQTVEALLNMMFRKVRGSQALNPVNSGTSSSSGAASEDVIPRPEFPAWDILKAVPYVVDAALTACTHGRLSPRELATGLKDLTDFLPASLATIVSYFSAEVSRGVWKPVFMNGMDWPNPAANLSNVEEFIKKILATTGVDIPSLAPGGSSPATLPLPLAAFVSLTITYKIDKASERFLNLAGPALECLAAGCPWPCMPIVASLWTQKAKRWFDFLVFSASRTVFLHNPDAVVQLLRNCFSATLGLNAAPMSNDGGVGALLGHGFGSHFYGGISPVAPGILYLRMYRALRDTVSVTEEIFSLLIHSVEDIAQNRLSKENLKRLKTVKNGSRYGQSSLATAMTQVKLAASLSASLVWLTGGLGVVHLLIKETIPSWFLSVDKSDQEQRPSDLVAELRGHALAYFVVLCGAFAWGVDSRSAASKRRQGIMGSHLQFLASALDGKISVGCETATWRAYVSGLVSLMVSCLPRWVAEVDAEVLKSLSNGLRQWGKDELAILLLSMGGVETLGDAVDFIIHLRS, translated from the exons ATGGTGGTTCCCGGACGGAGAACCGTCTGGGACGGAGTAATCGAGCTGACGAAGATAGCTCAGGAACGGTGCGTCGATGCTCGTCTCTGGGCTTCTCATTTATCAGCGACCTTGAAACCCTTCGTTGAGTTCCCTTCAACGGAGCTAGCGGAGGTTCTCGTCTCGTACATTTGCTGGGATAACAACCTCCCTCTCCTCTGGAAGTTCCTCGAACGAGCTATGTCTTTGAACCTCGTCTCTCCTCTCGTCGTTCTTGCTCTGCTCGCTCACAg AGTTGTTCCAAACCGGTCTACGCAATCAGCGGCTTATAGGATTTACTTGGAGCTTCTTAAGAGAAATATTTTCAGGATTAAAGATCATATTACCGGACCTCACTACGAGAA TGTCATGAACTCAGTAGCCAACATTCTTCGTCTTCCAGAGTTATTTCGTCTGGAAACAAGCAAACCTGGTGTGCTTTTAGTAGAGTTTGTCTTTAAGATGGTGTCTCTGCTGCTGGATGCATGCTTAAGCGATGAGGGTTTGATAGAGGCAAGCCAAGACTCGAGTTCCCAGTGGCTGATCAAGTCTCAAGATATGGAAATTGATGCTCCTGAGAGGTATAATGGAAAGACCGGATCTCACGAGAAGTTACAGACTTTGAACACAACCATGGCTGTTGAGATGGTTGCAGAATTCCTCAGAAACACAGCGATCTCCAGATTACTGTTCCTGGTATCCTCCAACAG GGCTTCAACTTGGCATGAGTTTGCCCGGAGAGTACAAGTGCTCGGAGAGAATTCATCAGCCCTAAGACATTCAAAGGTTCTGAATTCTGGGGATCTATTGCAGTTGATTTCAAATAGAAGATTTGGTTATTCTTACGACAGCAAAGTAGTTTCATTATGCAAATCCAATGCAATAGTGGATTTTGGATCCCTTGCTTCTTTTGCTGGCTTATGCCATGGAGCAAGTCTCTCTTCACTCTGGCTTCCTCTTGATCTGGTGTTTGAAGATGCTATGGATGGGTATCAAGTAAACCCTACTAGTGCTATTGAAATCATTACTG GCCTAGCTAAAACACTTAAAGAAATTAATGGGAGCACTTGGCATGACACCTTCTTGGGTCTTTGGATAGCAGCTCTCCGACTTGTTCAAAGG GAAAGGGATCCTATTGAAGGACCTATTCCTAGACTGGACACAAGGCTGTGCATGTCATTATGTATTGTACCTCTCGTGGTCGCAAACCTTATTGAAGAGGGAGAGGATGAATTTGTCATGGAAAAGCTGCGAGATGATCTTGTTACAAGTTTGCAGGTCCTTGGTGAATTCCCTGGGTTGCTGGCTCCTCCTCAGTGCGTTGTTTCTGCTGCCAACAAGGCTGCCACTAAGGCAATCATGTTTTTGTCCGGTGGAAATGTTGGGAAGTCATGTTCTGATGTCATAAACATGAAGGACATGCCTATCAACTGCT CTGGAAACATGCGCCATCTGATAGTAGAGGCTTGTATTGCAAGAAACGTACTGGATACATCGGCCTACTCGTGGGCTGGTTATGTTAATGGTCGAATCAACCAAATACCTCATAATCTTCCGAGTGAAGTACCTTGCTGGTCGTCATTTGTCAAAGGGGCACCTCTGAATGCTGCAATGGTGAATGCATTAGTTTCAGTTCCTGCTTCAAG CTTAGTAGAGATCGAGAAACTATATGAGGTTGCAGTCAAAGGATCGGATGGTGAGAAGATATCTGCTGCCACAGTGCTTTGTGGGGCATCTCTTACACGGGGTTGGAACATACAG GAACACACTGTTGAGTTTCTTACAAGATTACTATCCCCACCCGTTCCAGCAGATTATTCCGGCGCTGAAAGTCATTTGATTGGTTATGCCTGCATGCTGAATGTTGTTATTTTTGGGATAGGATCTGTTGACAGCATTCAGATTTTCTCTTTACATGGCATG GTTCCGCAACTTGCTTGCTCACTAATGCCAATCTGTGAAGCGTTTGGATCATACACCCCAAGTGTATCGTGGACTCTTCCATCTGGAGAAGAAATCTCAGCATATTCTGTTTTCTCAAATGCTTTCACTCTTCTTTTAAAGCTCTGGAGATTTAATCATCCTCCTATTGAGCATGGTGTAGGAGATGTCCCCACAGTTGGCTCCCAACTCACTCCTGAACATCTTCTTTCAGTGCGTAATTCTCATCTTGTTTCCTCTGAGACCCTTAACAGAGACCGAAACAGAAGGAGGCTTTCAGAAGTTGCAAGGTCAGCATCTTGCCAACCAGTGTTTGTTGACTCGTTTCCCAAGCTGAAAATCTGGTATAGGCAGCACCAGAGATGCATAGCTTCCACTTTATCCGGACTTACACATGGATCTCCTGTCCACCAGACGGTTGAAGCACTTCTCAACATGATGTTCAGAAAGGTCAGAGGCAGTCAGGCATTAAATCCAGTTAATTCCGGGACAAGCAGTTCGTCGGGAGCTGCTAGTGAAGATGTCATTCCTAGACCTGAGTTTCCTGCTTGGGATATCCTCAAAGCCGTTCCATATGTTGTAGATGCTGCTTTAACAGCTTGTACGCATGGAAGGCTTTCTCCTCGTGAGTTAGCAACAG GTCTGAAAGATTTAACTGATTTTCTCCCAGCGTCATTAGCAACGATAGTAAGCTACTTCTCGGCTGAGGTGAGTAGAGGTGTTTGGAAGCCAGTATTCATGAACGGCATGGATTGGCCAAATCCGGCTGCAAATCTATCCAACGTTGAggaatttataaagaaaattctTGCAACTACAGGCGTTGACATCCCTAGCCTTGCTCCAG GAGGGAGTTCTCCGGCGACGCTCCCTTTACCTTTAGCCGCTTTTGTAAGTCTAACCATTACTTACAAAATCGACAAAGCTTCAGAGCGGTTTCTCAATCTGGCTGGTCCAGCTCTTGAGTGCTTGGCTGCAGGCTGCCCTTGGCCTTGCATGCCCATTGTAGCTTCCTTGTGGACCCAAAAGGCGAAACGTTGGTTTGACTTTCTTGTTTTCTCTGCGTCTCGCACTGTCTTTCTTCACAACCCAGACGCTGTGGTTCAGCTCCTCAGAAACTGCTTCAGTGCCACTCTCGGATTAAATGCTGCACCCATGTCGAATGATGGTGGTGTTGGAGCTCTTCTTGGCCATGGATTTGGCTCTCATTTCTACGGCGGCATCTCTCCTGTAGCACCAGGGATTCTCTATCTCCGCATGTATCGTGCTCTCAGAGATACCGTCTCTGTGACGGAAGAGATTTTCTCCCTCCTGATACATTCCGTGGAGGATATAGCACAGAACAGACTCTCAAAGGAGAATCTGAAAAGGCTGAAGACAGTGAAGAACGGATCAAGATACGGCCAAAGTTCATTAGCAACGGCAATGACTCAAGTCAAGCTTGCTGCTTCGCTTAGTGCCTCATTGGTATGGCTAACCGGCGGCTTAGGTGTGGTTCACCTGCTCATAAAAGAAACCATCCCGTCTTGGTTCTTATCGGTTGACAAGTCAGACCAAGAACAAAGACCATCGGATCTAGTTGCAGAGCTAAGAGGGCATGCCCTTGCCTACTTTGTGGTCCTATGTGGAGCATTCGCTTGGGGCGTGGACTCAAGATCAGCTGCATCAAAACGCCGCCAAGGAATCATGGGAAGCCACTTGCAGTTCCTCGCGAGTGCCTTGGACGGTAAAATATCAGTGGGATGCGAGACAGCAACTTGGCGGGCTTATGTCTCCGGTTTGGTGAGTCTAATGGTGAGCTGTTTGCCACGTTGGGTGGCAGAGGTCGATGCAGAAGTGTTGAAGAGTCTGAGCAACGGACTGAGACAGTGGGGGAAAGATGAGCTGGCGATTTTGTTGCTATCTATGGGAGGCGTTGAAACATTGGGGGATGCAGTTGATTTCATCATTCATTTGCGTTCCTAG
- the LOC108863594 gene encoding mediator of RNA polymerase II transcription subunit 33A isoform X1 gives MVVPGRRTVWDGVIELTKIAQERCVDARLWASHLSATLKPFVEFPSTELAEVLVSYICWDNNLPLLWKFLERAMSLNLVSPLVVLALLAHRVVPNRSTQSAAYRIYLELLKRNIFRIKDHITGPHYENVMNSVANILRLPELFRLETSKPGVLLVEFVFKMVSLLLDACLSDEGLIEASQDSSSQWLIKSQDMEIDAPERYNGKTGSHEKLQTLNTTMAVEMVAEFLRNTAISRLLFLVSSNRASTWHEFARRVQVLGENSSALRHSKVLNSGDLLQLISNRRFGYSYDSKVVSLCKSNAIVDFGSLASFAGLCHGASLSSLWLPLDLVFEDAMDGYQVNPTSAIEIITGLAKTLKEINGSTWHDTFLGLWIAALRLVQRERDPIEGPIPRLDTRLCMSLCIVPLVVANLIEEGEDEFVMEKLRDDLVTSLQVLGEFPGLLAPPQCVVSAANKAATKAIMFLSGGNVGKSCSDVINMKDMPINCSGNMRHLIVEACIARNVLDTSAYSWAGYVNGRINQIPHNLPSEVPCWSSFVKGAPLNAAMVNALVSVPASSLVEIEKLYEVAVKGSDGEKISAATVLCGASLTRGWNIQEHTVEFLTRLLSPPVPADYSGAESHLIGYACMLNVVIFGIGSVDSIQIFSLHGMVPQLACSLMPICEAFGSYTPSVSWTLPSGEEISAYSVFSNAFTLLLKLWRFNHPPIEHGVGDVPTVGSQLTPEHLLSVRNSHLVSSETLNRDRNRRRLSEVARSASCQPVFVDSFPKLKIWYRQHQRCIASTLSGLTHGSPVHQTVEALLNMMFRKVRGSQALNPVNSGTSSSSGAASEDVIPRPEFPAWDILKAVPYVVDAALTACTHGRLSPRELATGLKDLTDFLPASLATIVSYFSAEVSRGVWKPVFMNGMDWPNPAANLSNVEEFIKKILATTGVDIPSLAPAGGSSPATLPLPLAAFVSLTITYKIDKASERFLNLAGPALECLAAGCPWPCMPIVASLWTQKAKRWFDFLVFSASRTVFLHNPDAVVQLLRNCFSATLGLNAAPMSNDGGVGALLGHGFGSHFYGGISPVAPGILYLRMYRALRDTVSVTEEIFSLLIHSVEDIAQNRLSKENLKRLKTVKNGSRYGQSSLATAMTQVKLAASLSASLVWLTGGLGVVHLLIKETIPSWFLSVDKSDQEQRPSDLVAELRGHALAYFVVLCGAFAWGVDSRSAASKRRQGIMGSHLQFLASALDGKISVGCETATWRAYVSGLVSLMVSCLPRWVAEVDAEVLKSLSNGLRQWGKDELAILLLSMGGVETLGDAVDFIIHLRS, from the exons ATGGTGGTTCCCGGACGGAGAACCGTCTGGGACGGAGTAATCGAGCTGACGAAGATAGCTCAGGAACGGTGCGTCGATGCTCGTCTCTGGGCTTCTCATTTATCAGCGACCTTGAAACCCTTCGTTGAGTTCCCTTCAACGGAGCTAGCGGAGGTTCTCGTCTCGTACATTTGCTGGGATAACAACCTCCCTCTCCTCTGGAAGTTCCTCGAACGAGCTATGTCTTTGAACCTCGTCTCTCCTCTCGTCGTTCTTGCTCTGCTCGCTCACAg AGTTGTTCCAAACCGGTCTACGCAATCAGCGGCTTATAGGATTTACTTGGAGCTTCTTAAGAGAAATATTTTCAGGATTAAAGATCATATTACCGGACCTCACTACGAGAA TGTCATGAACTCAGTAGCCAACATTCTTCGTCTTCCAGAGTTATTTCGTCTGGAAACAAGCAAACCTGGTGTGCTTTTAGTAGAGTTTGTCTTTAAGATGGTGTCTCTGCTGCTGGATGCATGCTTAAGCGATGAGGGTTTGATAGAGGCAAGCCAAGACTCGAGTTCCCAGTGGCTGATCAAGTCTCAAGATATGGAAATTGATGCTCCTGAGAGGTATAATGGAAAGACCGGATCTCACGAGAAGTTACAGACTTTGAACACAACCATGGCTGTTGAGATGGTTGCAGAATTCCTCAGAAACACAGCGATCTCCAGATTACTGTTCCTGGTATCCTCCAACAG GGCTTCAACTTGGCATGAGTTTGCCCGGAGAGTACAAGTGCTCGGAGAGAATTCATCAGCCCTAAGACATTCAAAGGTTCTGAATTCTGGGGATCTATTGCAGTTGATTTCAAATAGAAGATTTGGTTATTCTTACGACAGCAAAGTAGTTTCATTATGCAAATCCAATGCAATAGTGGATTTTGGATCCCTTGCTTCTTTTGCTGGCTTATGCCATGGAGCAAGTCTCTCTTCACTCTGGCTTCCTCTTGATCTGGTGTTTGAAGATGCTATGGATGGGTATCAAGTAAACCCTACTAGTGCTATTGAAATCATTACTG GCCTAGCTAAAACACTTAAAGAAATTAATGGGAGCACTTGGCATGACACCTTCTTGGGTCTTTGGATAGCAGCTCTCCGACTTGTTCAAAGG GAAAGGGATCCTATTGAAGGACCTATTCCTAGACTGGACACAAGGCTGTGCATGTCATTATGTATTGTACCTCTCGTGGTCGCAAACCTTATTGAAGAGGGAGAGGATGAATTTGTCATGGAAAAGCTGCGAGATGATCTTGTTACAAGTTTGCAGGTCCTTGGTGAATTCCCTGGGTTGCTGGCTCCTCCTCAGTGCGTTGTTTCTGCTGCCAACAAGGCTGCCACTAAGGCAATCATGTTTTTGTCCGGTGGAAATGTTGGGAAGTCATGTTCTGATGTCATAAACATGAAGGACATGCCTATCAACTGCT CTGGAAACATGCGCCATCTGATAGTAGAGGCTTGTATTGCAAGAAACGTACTGGATACATCGGCCTACTCGTGGGCTGGTTATGTTAATGGTCGAATCAACCAAATACCTCATAATCTTCCGAGTGAAGTACCTTGCTGGTCGTCATTTGTCAAAGGGGCACCTCTGAATGCTGCAATGGTGAATGCATTAGTTTCAGTTCCTGCTTCAAG CTTAGTAGAGATCGAGAAACTATATGAGGTTGCAGTCAAAGGATCGGATGGTGAGAAGATATCTGCTGCCACAGTGCTTTGTGGGGCATCTCTTACACGGGGTTGGAACATACAG GAACACACTGTTGAGTTTCTTACAAGATTACTATCCCCACCCGTTCCAGCAGATTATTCCGGCGCTGAAAGTCATTTGATTGGTTATGCCTGCATGCTGAATGTTGTTATTTTTGGGATAGGATCTGTTGACAGCATTCAGATTTTCTCTTTACATGGCATG GTTCCGCAACTTGCTTGCTCACTAATGCCAATCTGTGAAGCGTTTGGATCATACACCCCAAGTGTATCGTGGACTCTTCCATCTGGAGAAGAAATCTCAGCATATTCTGTTTTCTCAAATGCTTTCACTCTTCTTTTAAAGCTCTGGAGATTTAATCATCCTCCTATTGAGCATGGTGTAGGAGATGTCCCCACAGTTGGCTCCCAACTCACTCCTGAACATCTTCTTTCAGTGCGTAATTCTCATCTTGTTTCCTCTGAGACCCTTAACAGAGACCGAAACAGAAGGAGGCTTTCAGAAGTTGCAAGGTCAGCATCTTGCCAACCAGTGTTTGTTGACTCGTTTCCCAAGCTGAAAATCTGGTATAGGCAGCACCAGAGATGCATAGCTTCCACTTTATCCGGACTTACACATGGATCTCCTGTCCACCAGACGGTTGAAGCACTTCTCAACATGATGTTCAGAAAGGTCAGAGGCAGTCAGGCATTAAATCCAGTTAATTCCGGGACAAGCAGTTCGTCGGGAGCTGCTAGTGAAGATGTCATTCCTAGACCTGAGTTTCCTGCTTGGGATATCCTCAAAGCCGTTCCATATGTTGTAGATGCTGCTTTAACAGCTTGTACGCATGGAAGGCTTTCTCCTCGTGAGTTAGCAACAG GTCTGAAAGATTTAACTGATTTTCTCCCAGCGTCATTAGCAACGATAGTAAGCTACTTCTCGGCTGAGGTGAGTAGAGGTGTTTGGAAGCCAGTATTCATGAACGGCATGGATTGGCCAAATCCGGCTGCAAATCTATCCAACGTTGAggaatttataaagaaaattctTGCAACTACAGGCGTTGACATCCCTAGCCTTGCTCCAG CAGGAGGGAGTTCTCCGGCGACGCTCCCTTTACCTTTAGCCGCTTTTGTAAGTCTAACCATTACTTACAAAATCGACAAAGCTTCAGAGCGGTTTCTCAATCTGGCTGGTCCAGCTCTTGAGTGCTTGGCTGCAGGCTGCCCTTGGCCTTGCATGCCCATTGTAGCTTCCTTGTGGACCCAAAAGGCGAAACGTTGGTTTGACTTTCTTGTTTTCTCTGCGTCTCGCACTGTCTTTCTTCACAACCCAGACGCTGTGGTTCAGCTCCTCAGAAACTGCTTCAGTGCCACTCTCGGATTAAATGCTGCACCCATGTCGAATGATGGTGGTGTTGGAGCTCTTCTTGGCCATGGATTTGGCTCTCATTTCTACGGCGGCATCTCTCCTGTAGCACCAGGGATTCTCTATCTCCGCATGTATCGTGCTCTCAGAGATACCGTCTCTGTGACGGAAGAGATTTTCTCCCTCCTGATACATTCCGTGGAGGATATAGCACAGAACAGACTCTCAAAGGAGAATCTGAAAAGGCTGAAGACAGTGAAGAACGGATCAAGATACGGCCAAAGTTCATTAGCAACGGCAATGACTCAAGTCAAGCTTGCTGCTTCGCTTAGTGCCTCATTGGTATGGCTAACCGGCGGCTTAGGTGTGGTTCACCTGCTCATAAAAGAAACCATCCCGTCTTGGTTCTTATCGGTTGACAAGTCAGACCAAGAACAAAGACCATCGGATCTAGTTGCAGAGCTAAGAGGGCATGCCCTTGCCTACTTTGTGGTCCTATGTGGAGCATTCGCTTGGGGCGTGGACTCAAGATCAGCTGCATCAAAACGCCGCCAAGGAATCATGGGAAGCCACTTGCAGTTCCTCGCGAGTGCCTTGGACGGTAAAATATCAGTGGGATGCGAGACAGCAACTTGGCGGGCTTATGTCTCCGGTTTGGTGAGTCTAATGGTGAGCTGTTTGCCACGTTGGGTGGCAGAGGTCGATGCAGAAGTGTTGAAGAGTCTGAGCAACGGACTGAGACAGTGGGGGAAAGATGAGCTGGCGATTTTGTTGCTATCTATGGGAGGCGTTGAAACATTGGGGGATGCAGTTGATTTCATCATTCATTTGCGTTCCTAG
- the LOC108863101 gene encoding uncharacterized protein LOC108863101 → MVGPNTLFHRRKHSWPPEEFITKTTLQLLDFDSAAPPPHAWRRRLNCHANILKEFTITFREAIKMVRLGIRLWSYVREEASHGRKAPIDPFTKESCKPSASQGVPLGGMGSGSISRGFRGEFKQWQITPGTCDPSPMMSNQFSIFISREGGHKKYASVLAPGQHGSLGKTRDKGISSWGWNLNGQHSTYHALFPRAWTVYDGEPDPELKISCRQISPFIPNNYRDSSLPAAVFVYTLVNTGKERAKVSLLFTWANSIGETSHMSGGHVNEPFVGEDGVSGVLLHHKTGKGNPPVTFAISACETQNVNVTVLPCFGLSEDSSFTAKDMWDKMEKDGKFDQENFNSGPSVPSSAGDTICAAVSATAWVEAHGKCTVSFALSWSSPKVKFSKGSTYDRRYTKFYGTSPRAAVDLVHDALTHYKRWEEDIEAWQNPILKDDRLPEWYKFTLFNELYFLVAGGTVWIDSASIHANGNSQLQQSDGEASGVDSKDQQNNHDNCVSNGEASDKSNGLFVDTSHVDDDDDVGRFLYLEGVEYVMWNTYDVHFYASYALLMLFPKIELNIQRDFAKAVLSEDGRKVKFLAEGNLGIRKVRGAVPHDLGMHDPWNEMNAYNIHDTSKWKDLNPKFVLQVYRDFAATGDYQFGIDVWPAVRAAMEYMEQFDRDNDDLIENDGFPDQTYDTWTVHGVSAYCGCLWLAALQAAAAMALQIGDKFFAELCKNKFLNAKAALEAKLWNGTYFNYDSGASSNSKSIQTDQLAGQWYTASSGLPPIFEDSKIKSTLQKIFDFNVMKTKGGRMGAVNGMHPDGKVDETCMQSREIWTGVTYAAAATMILSGMEEQGFTTAEGIFTAGWSEEGFGYWFQTPEGWTMDGHYRSLIYMRPLAIWGMQWALSLPKAILDAPKINMMDRVHMSPRSRRFSHNSRVVKHKAKCFGDSSLSCSC, encoded by the exons ATGGTGGGGCCAAATACTTTGTTTCACAGGAGAAAACATTCATGGCCTCCTGAGGAATTCATTACCAAAACTACTTTGCAATTA CTTGATTTCGATAGTGCTGCTCCGCCACCGCACGCATGGAGGAGGAGGCTGAACTGCCATGCCAATATCTTGAAAGAATTCACTATCACCTTTCGTGAAGCCATCAAAATg GTACGGTTGGGGATACGTCTATGGTCTTATGTCCGAGAAGAAGCCTCCCATGGAAGG AAAGCACCTATCGATCCTTTCACCAAAGAGAGTTGTAAACCATCTGCATCTCAAGGTGTTCCCCTCGGAGGCATGGG AAGTGGAAGTATATCTAGAGGCTTCAGGGGTGAGTTTAAGCAGTGGCAAATTACTCCTGGAACTTGTGATCCATCACCTATGATGTCTAATCAGTTTTCT ATTTTTATTTCTCGAGAGGGTGGGCACAAAAAATATGCATCAGTTTTGGCTCCAGGCCAGCATGGAAGTTTAGG AAAAACGCGTGATAAAGGTATTTCTTCATGGGGTTGGAATCTGAATGGGCAGCATTCTACTTATCATGCGCTATTTCCTCGGGCCTGGACTGTTTATGATG GTGAGCCTGACCCAGAGTTAAAGATTTCATGTCGACAGATTTCTCCCTTTATACCAAACAATTACCGAGATAGTAGTCTTCCAGCAGCTGTTTTCGTATATACT TTGGTGAACACTGGAAAGGAGAGGGCAAAAGTCAGTCTTCTTTTTACATGGGCG AACTCAATTGGTGAGACTTCGCATATGTCAGGGGGTCATGTGAATGAGCCATTTGT AGGCGAGGATGGGGTCTCTGGCGTGCTCTTACATCACAA GACAGGCAAGGGAAACCCTCCTGTTACATTCGCGATCTCTGCTTGTGAGACTCAGAATGTGAATGTGACTGTTTTACCATGCTTTGGATTGTCTGAAGACAGTTCTTTTACAGCAAAGGATATGTGGGATAAAATGGAAAAG GATGGGAAATTTGATCAAGAAAACTTCAATAGTGGGCCGAGCGTGCCTTCATCAGCTGGAGATACTATTTGCGCAGCAGTTTCAGCTACTGCATGGGTAGAGGCTCATGGCAAGTGCACTGTATCTTTTGCTCTTTCGTGGTCATCACCAAAAGTGAAATTTTCAAAGGGAAGCACATATGACAG gaGATACACTAAATTTTATGGAACTTCACCAAGAGCAGCTGTGGATCTTGTGCATGATGCACTAACAC ATTATAAGAGGTGGGAGGAAGATATTGAGGCATGGCAAAATCCCATCCTCAAAGATGACAGGCTCCCTGAATG GTACAAGTTCACTCTGTTCAACGAGCTTTACTTTTTGGTAGCCGGCGGTACAGTCTGGATAG ACTCCGCTTCAATCCATGCTAATGGGAATAGTCAGCTTCAACAATCAGATGGCGAAGCAAGTGGAGTTGACTCTAAAGACCAGCAGAATAACCATGATAATTGCGTCAGCAATGGGGAAGCATCCGACAAAAGCAATGGTTTATTTGTTGACACTTCGCACGtagatgatgacgatgatgttGGTCGATTTCTGTACTTAGAAGGTGTCGAGTATGTGATGTGGAACACGTATGATGTGCACTTTTACGCATCGTATGCGCTCCTTATGCTCTTCCCAAAGATCGAACTAAATATCCAGCGGGATTTCGCTAAAGCCGTGCTGTCCGAAGATGGGAGGAAGGTTAAGTTCCTTGCAGAGGGGAACTTGGGAATCCGCAAGGTCAGAGGCGCTGTTCCTCACGATCTAGGGATGCATGATCCGTGGAACGAAATGAATGCCTACAACATACATGACACAAGCAAGTGGAAAGATCTTAACCCGAAGTTTGTGCTTCAGGTGTATAGAGATTTCGCAGCTACAGGGGATTACCAGTTTGGTATAGACGTCTGGCCAGCAGTTCGTGCTGCTATGGAGTACATGGAACAGTTCGATAGAGACAACGACGATCTTATAGAGAACGACGGTTTCCCTGATCAGACATATGATACGTGGACCGTTCATGGCGTGAGCGCCTACTGCGGTTGCCTGTGGCTTGCTGCTCTTCAGGCAGCAGCGGCAATGGCTCTCCAAATCGGTGATAAGTTCTTTGCGGAATTGTGTAAGAACAAGTTTTTGAATGCGAAGGCagcgttggaagcgaagctctgGAACGGAACTTACTTCAACTATGACAGCGGGGCGAGCAGCAACAGCAAATCTATACAGACGGATCAGCTTGCGGGTCAGTGGTATACTGCGTCCTCAGGTCTGCCTCCGATCTTCGAGGATTCTAAAATCAAAAGCACTTTGCAAAAGATCTTTGATTTCAATGTCATGAAGACGAAAGGAGGGAGAATGGGTGCTGTAAATGGGATGCATCCTGATGGGAAAGTGGATGAGACGTGCATGCAGTCACGTGAGATATGGACAGGTGTCACGTATGCAGCAGCAGCTACTATGATCCTCTCTGGAATGGAAGAACAAGGGTTCACTACTGCTGAGGGAATCTTCACAGCTGGGTGGTCAGAAGAAGGTTTCGG ATACTGGTTCCAGACACCGGAAGGTTGGACGATGGATGGGCATTACAGGTCATTGATATACATGAGGCCTCTCGCAATATGGGGAATGCAATGGGCGTTGTCGCTGCCAAAGGCAATTCTTGATGCGCCTAAGATCAACATGATGGATAGAGTTCACATGTCCCCTAGAAGCCGCAGATTCTCTCACAACTCCAGAGTTGTAAAACACAAAGCTAAGTGTTTTGGAGATTCTTCTTTAAGCTGTTCCTGCTAA